The DNA segment AGATTTTTAAACTTAAAAGTATTGTAAATGCCACCAATCCAATCCGGTGAAGCCGTTCCAAAGGCCATGTCATTATCCTTAACCAATAAGGATCCCCCATCCTCGATCAACATCCTGCCCTGGGCATCGCGGGCCACTCCCAAACCCCGCAAATAGGCATATGGTTTTCCCACTTCAGCATATACATACAGGTAACTCGAATTGTTATTCAGCTGGAAACGATCAATCCCCTCTATCAGCTCTACTACCTTCGAATTGTTCGCCGCATAATTAAGCTGGGTTGTCCATGAAAAGTTCTTCCCGGCAATAACCTTTGCATTTCCGCTCAGTTCATAACCCCAGTTCTTTATTTTTCCGGCATTATAAATTCGCTTTAAATAACCGCTTGAAGATGGAAGCTGAGCTGTTACAATCTGGTTAGTAGTAGCAGCATTGTAATAGGTGCCATCGATTGAAACCCTATTTTTAAACAACCTTACATCCATTCCTAACTCAAAAGACGTTGTCCTTTCGGGCTTAAGATCTGCGTTGTTCATTGTAGTGGCCAGTGAAGCCAGGGTGGCCCCATTTAAAAAACCATTAAATGAGTAAGTCTGGTCTAATCTATACGGATCGGTATCATTTCCTACGATGGCATAAGATGCGCGCAATTTGGCAAAACTAAGGATGTCGCTCTTCAAACCTAATATTTCATTCACAATCAATGAGCCGCCAACGGAGGGATAGAAGTAAGAATTATTAGCCCTCGGCAATGTAGATGACCAATCGTTTCTACCTGTTACATCAACAAAAGCATACCCTCTGTAACCTAAAGAAACAGAACCAAAAACAGAGTTTAAACGTTTATCACGTTGCTGTTGCGTAACCGTTGGAAACTCTTTGGCGTTGGATAAATTAATTAAGCCAGGCTGCAATAAAGAATTGATCCTTTGTTCCCTTCTTTCAAACCAAGAGCTAAAACTACTGGCACCCAGCATGGTACTCACCGAAAATTTATTAAAGGTCTTATTGGCTACAAGCGTACCTTCCAGGTTAAAATTTTGCTGCTTGGTATTAAAGGTACGCATAAAACCATCAGGGTTGCTGGCCACAATAGAACCAATATTATTAAATTCAAAACCATCCCACCACAGCACGTCGGCACCTAAGCGTCCATTAAAAACCAGCCAATTGGTGAAATTCACTTTAGGGTTCAAAGATGCAATTATACGGTCTTTAACGTCCCGGTTGGGGTTCTCATTAATTACCCAAAAAGGATTGCTGAAATTACGATGCGTCCCTATTTCCATTCCGGTTAGTGGGTCTTTATAGGGCATGAGTTCGGCAAGATCAGTACTCCTGCCCATATGCGTATACAGGTTTGTTGGATTCCGGCCATTCGCATTCGAATACTGTCTGTTGTCAACCGCATCTCTTACGTAACTGATTTTACTGTCCAGGCTCACCTTTTTACTAAAAGTATTTTGCAGGCGTACGTCTCCGGTTTGCTTATTGCTCAGGTTAAATCCATCCACTACACTGGATCCGGCATAATTGGTATAGGAAATCCTGTAAATACTACTTGTATTCCCACCTTCTACGGCGATATTATTGGTCAGCAATGAAGCAGACTGATAAAAATCCCGAATGTTATCCGGCTGTGGCAGGTAGGGTTTGATTTCACCATTTAAAGCAACATAAGGCTGCCCCATCATAGGCGACCCCCAACTGCGATAATTAACCATGGCTTCAGGCAAGCGATGTGTATTGTCAATGTAAAATGAAGTCCCTACTCCGTAAGCATTTTGGTATTCTGGAAATTCGGTTAATCTCTGCATCATTAAACTCGAATTAAGCGACACCTTAAATTTAGTAGTGCCTTTTTTTGTAGTAATCAAAATTACCCCATTAGCTGCCCTTGAGCCATAAAGTGCCGAAGCATTCGGACCTTTAAGCACTTCTATATTTTCAATATCTTCAGTATTGATATCAGCAGCATTATTTCCATAATCGATGTTGCCATCCCCTGCCGTATTGTCTATCGGCATCCCGTCTACCACAAAAAGTGGCTGGTTGTTTCCGGTCAGTGAACTGTTACCCCTGATAACAACCCTGGCCGAACCTGTATTAAAACCAGGTGGTACAATCTGTAAGCCTGCAATTTTTCCAGATAAGGTACTCAACAAGTTCGGGCTTTTAGCTTCCGTCATCGTGTTTACATCTACCCCTTGCCTGCTATAGCTCAAGGCTTTTATTTCACGTTTGATACCTAGGGCTGTTACTACTACATTTTGCAGTTCCTTGCTGTCTTCAGCCAGCTGTACGTTTATGGTGTTACGGCCCTTTATGAGCTCCGTAACTGGCATCATACCCATATACGTATAGGTTAATTCTTTGGTGCCACCAGAAACACGTAAATCATAATCACCATTTGAATTGGTAATTGCATTAAATTTTTGTCCGTCATCTGCTTTTGCAGTGACACTAACTCCAGGTAAAGGTTCTCCCCTTACATCCACAACTTTTCCCACAATCTGCTGCTGTGCACAGACCCACATTGGAAAAAGAAAAAATACCAGTAATAAGTACGCTCTTGCTTTCATACAATTTAGTTTAATTTTGGTTATTTGGAAGGTTAGGCTTAGTGAGGGCGAAGGAAAGGCAAAAGGATTAACAGATGATTAATAAAGCATTAATAAGCCTGTTGCAATCAATATTAATGCTTTACTTTATAAAATTTATAAGCAAAAAGGAAAATTATCACATAGCAGATAATGGGTGCATAATAAGCATTTGCAATCCCTGCATTGTCAGCAATAACTCCCATTACAAAAGGAAAAAATGCACCGCCTACAACCCCCATCGATAAAAACGAAGCTGCCTGTTGAGTACGGGCACCTAAATTCTTCAGCCCCAGGCTAAATATGGTTGGAAACATGATGCTAAAAAAGAAGTTGATCATGAGCAAAGCAATGAAGGATACCAATCCAAAATTTTGCGCTACTATGATGCACATCAGGATATTGCCCAATGCAAATGCTGCCAATAATTTATGAGGTGCAATGATGCGCATTAAAAAGGTCCCGATAAAACGCCCGGCAAGCATCATCCCCATAAAAACTACCATAAAATGTCCGGCTTTTTCGTCACTAAAGCCCATTTTTTCATGTCCGTAATTGATAAAAAAGGCCCAGGTTCCGGCTTGTGCAGCAACATTAAAAAACTGTGCAGCAACAGCCCATACAAAATGTTTATGGTCAATTAGTTTTCTATCAGGCGCCACGTCAACATTCACGGCGTCAGCATCAGCTTCAGAAATCACATGTGGATCGGTTGTAGGCGGAACCTTAACAAATGAAAAAAATACTGCCACAAGCAAGATCACCATTCCTATAACCGCATACAATAGCTTAACGGAGGTTAAGTCAGTACTTCCTTCAATGTGCTTGCCAAATAAAAAGTAACTGCCAATTGCAGGTCCAAGCATGGCACCTACCGCATTAAAAGACTGTGCAAAATTAATGCGCTGGTCGCTGGTACGCTGATCTCCCAGCGAAGCAACAAAAGGATGTGCAACCGTTTCCAGGGTAGACAGGCCACAACCAACAATAAACAAGGCAATACCAAAAAAAGCAAAAGAAGAGATGTTAGCGGCAGGTATAAACAGAAAAGCGCCTAAAGAAAAAAGGGAAAGTCCTAAAAGTACCCCCTTTTTATAACCAAAACGTTTCATAAATAATCCGGCAGGTATGCCCATTACTGCATAGGCACCAAAAACAGCAAATTGTACAAAGGCAGATTGGGACCTGGAAAGGTTCATCGTAAGTTGGAAATGTTTATTCAGCACATCGGCCATGGTAATGGCAATACCCCAGAACATAAACAGAGATGTAACGAATACCAGGGTAACAAGAAATTTCCGCTCCGTAAAAGGAGCTTTGGTTTTTAATTGGTTCATATTTGGTTTGTAAGGTTATTGGTTCATCGATCAAATGACCGGGGGATAAAGTTCATTTTTGAACTTAACAAAACCTTAATAAATGATTAATAGCTTGGCCTATACAGAAGGTTCTGTACTCAATACCGTATTAAAGCTTTTATCAAAGTCGTCATTGTACAATAACCGGTACTCTTTGCAAAAACTTTCGTAGGTATTTTTAGATTGGGAATGTTTACCCATATAAGCCAAAGCCTTGCACTTAATCGTCATGGCCTCTTCGTTTACCGAATCAAAGTAAAAAATATAGTTGGCCAATTCAATTAACAATTCCGGATCATCGGCAATCGAAACAGAATGGGTAAAATGCAGGTAAGTATCGATAATCTCATTAGATATCTCAGCTTTAAAATGGTCCATCCATTCATAATTGGCATTTGGTAAAAACGAACCACGCTTTATAAGTGCCGCCAATGCTAAAATTTTCTCTTTATTTAACTTCTTTTTCTCTTTGATGATGCTGAAATAGTGATAATAATCAACATAAGTATTTTCGAAATCACAATTAAATCTCCAATATCCCGTTTCTTTGGACACCGAACAGTTGTCTATCTTCTCCAATATGTTTTTGAGTTTCGCAATGTTAACAGACCTGTTGTTCCGCGCACTTTCTTCTGATTTATCGAACCAAAGCAATTCCTTTAATTTTTCGGAGCTTATACCCCGCTCCCACCTAATGGTATACAGCAAAATAACCAAAAAAAGCTCCTTAATCAATGGTGTAAATTGCCTGGTTATTTCCTGACCGTCTTTATCAAATACCTGCATATCCCCAAAAAGAAATATACCCGATTTGGATTCAGGGCTTAGATCTTTCAAAACCACTGGCAATACAGGCTGTTCTGCCGGCTTCTGCTGTTGCTTCCTGCTGTAAATAAAGAATCCGGCTATTCCCAATAAAAGCAATAGCCCAACAATCATATAACCATAATTCATCTCCGATGGAAGTACAACTTCGGCATTTACCCCAATTGGCGGACTATTTAACGCATAAATCTCCACCTTTGTCCGGTTGTTTTCGTCCCAGAACAAAGTAACAGCTATAAACCTTTTGCTTTCAGCACAATAAAAAAGGTCGGCAAATGAATTGATGTCATGAAACGTGTAAGGAATCAGGCTTCCCATCAGCTTAAATTCCGGCTTGGTCAAAGATCCTTCAATCAGCTGCAGATGAGACTTAAACTTATGTTTTGGAAATATCAGTCCATAATAGGTTCCCTCTTTTTCGTTAATCACCAGTGAATTGGCAAATACAAAATGTTCTTCTTTTACCGGCAGTTCATAAATTTTCTTTATGGTTCTTTTCTTAACATCAAAATATAGCAGGTCGTATAAATTCCTGGGGTTTAACAGCTGCTGTCCGGTAGAGCTGCCATAGCCGCCCAAAATGTAGGCACCATTGCCAGTGCTACCCAGCGCAGCCAGATATCTTGGTATAATGGCATCACCAGAAACATCTACTTTTTCCCATTTTCTGGCAGGAAAGTGATACCGCTGAATAACATTTTTGTAAAAGAAGTGACCATATCCACCTACCATGTATAAAGATGTATCCCCTACCGAATAAAACTTATTGAATTGCCAGAAATCGGTAATTGGTGTATTTAAATCAAAATTTGAGGACCAGCTTTTGCTTTCCGGATTAAAAGCACTCACAATTTTCTGATCCATGTAAAAGTTTAACAGCTGGTTATGCTGGGGATCAAAAACGGATTGGTTCCCCCTTAACATATTCTGCTTGCCCGAAAGGTAAGCAATGTGGTCAACTCGGCCTGATCTCACTTCATAGCTCAATAACGAATCCGCCGCAACAACATGCACAATCTCATTTTTTGCATCAAATGCTACACTTGCAGCACCATCAACAACAGCAGACTGCAGAAGTTCCCATTCATAATGCAGCTTTTTTATCCATCTGGGTTTTACCACCGCTCCATTTTTGCCATGCAACATTTCCCTGGCAACAATTCCATCATATTCATCAAGCTGCCAGCTAAACTTTTCGGTCCCATCTTCAGCAATATGTATATTCCTGATCTTCATTGGTGGCACATCAGTTGTTTTAAAACCCTGGTATTCATTGGCACCAAACAGGATTTTAAAACAATCATTTTTTTTCACCATTAAACTGGTCTCGGAAGAAAAACTGCCATAAGATACCCGAAGTATTTTTCTGGCGTAGTCAAACTTAAATTTAATGGTATTCCAGGAGCTAAAAAGTACGTTTTGTGGAATATTAAATGCAATTTTTGAAAATCTGTCTCCCATAATGAGCCGGAAGTGATTTTTTTCGTGAGGATCTTTATCGTAAATGAGGTCGATATTTTCATTATTGCTGTCAACAAACCTTACAATATAACCAAAGTAATCCTTTCTTGCGGGCAGAAACGTTAAATCAAAACTAAGCTCAAAATCATTGTCAAAACATAAGGTTTTTCCCGGACTTAAATCCAGCCCTGTTCTTTGATCCTGAACAACTTCGTGACTATAAAAAGCAAGGCCATAAGACTGCGAAAAGCTGGCATTGCACCAAAAAATAAAGAAAACAGAGAGCCCCCACAGTAAATATTTGATTTTCATGATCAGCATTACGAATATAATACATATATGCTTAGCTTAACATAAATATGTAAATTTTCACTCGCAAATGCATTTAAAACCTCTCTAATTTAATTTTTAGCATTAATATATCTATTTGCTTTATGAATTCCTCAAACTTAACCTACAAGGTTTAACAAATCGTTAAAAAAACATTAACAGTTAATTCAGCATCAAACTAAATGTTCCCCAACATAAACACTGGTGCTCACGGCATCCCCTTCCATACTTACGTAATGCATCCATGCATGTATAGCTCAAAAACCTGAAACATTTAAAACAGACACCTGCTGTATTTACGGAGCCCCAATACTTGTCACCCTGCTATTAGCTGCTCAATACCTCAGTCGTAGCTTGTTCGTAAAAAGTACCCTTTGTATGAGCCAGGTGTGCGCAAGCTACGAGCAAAGTGCGCCCGAGGACGAAGGTAGGCCCTGATTTGTTTTTTTAAGTCTTATCAGTATCTGGTACTCCTGAATTGGCTTAACATCCGTTAAGTTGTCAAATTAAAAATAATTATTACTACAACCATAATACGCTGATTTTCGTATATTAGCATTGAGAGCGTTAATTTAAGCGGGGATAACCATCACAGGTCTATTCCCGCTTTTTTATTTATCTGCAAATCCTGTTATGCATATTTCTAAACTAAACCTGGTTACAGATCAAAAAGAGATCATAGATAGCCACCATTGTAACTGCGGTAAATAACACAGCAAGATTGGTTAATCACCAACCTCTGGCTTCCTGATTCCTTCAAGGGGCAAACTAAAATAAAACTGCGAACCCTTCCCAATTTCACTCTCTACCCAAATTTTGCCGTCGTGGCGATGAACAATCTCAGCGCTTAAATAAAGTCCAATCCCGAACCCGGAGGCCTGACTGATGGGATCACTTTCGACGCGATAATAACGGTCGAATACGTGCCCGCAATCAGCTTCACTAATCCCCAATCCCCGGTCGCTCACCCGAATACACACATATGAATCCTGTTTATAGCAATCTATG comes from the Pedobacter heparinus DSM 2366 genome and includes:
- a CDS encoding SusC/RagA family TonB-linked outer membrane protein is translated as MKARAYLLLVFFLFPMWVCAQQQIVGKVVDVRGEPLPGVSVTAKADDGQKFNAITNSNGDYDLRVSGGTKELTYTYMGMMPVTELIKGRNTINVQLAEDSKELQNVVVTALGIKREIKALSYSRQGVDVNTMTEAKSPNLLSTLSGKIAGLQIVPPGFNTGSARVVIRGNSSLTGNNQPLFVVDGMPIDNTAGDGNIDYGNNAADINTEDIENIEVLKGPNASALYGSRAANGVILITTKKGTTKFKVSLNSSLMMQRLTEFPEYQNAYGVGTSFYIDNTHRLPEAMVNYRSWGSPMMGQPYVALNGEIKPYLPQPDNIRDFYQSASLLTNNIAVEGGNTSSIYRISYTNYAGSSVVDGFNLSNKQTGDVRLQNTFSKKVSLDSKISYVRDAVDNRQYSNANGRNPTNLYTHMGRSTDLAELMPYKDPLTGMEIGTHRNFSNPFWVINENPNRDVKDRIIASLNPKVNFTNWLVFNGRLGADVLWWDGFEFNNIGSIVASNPDGFMRTFNTKQQNFNLEGTLVANKTFNKFSVSTMLGASSFSSWFERREQRINSLLQPGLINLSNAKEFPTVTQQQRDKRLNSVFGSVSLGYRGYAFVDVTGRNDWSSTLPRANNSYFYPSVGGSLIVNEILGLKSDILSFAKLRASYAIVGNDTDPYRLDQTYSFNGFLNGATLASLATTMNNADLKPERTTSFELGMDVRLFKNRVSIDGTYYNAATTNQIVTAQLPSSSGYLKRIYNAGKIKNWGYELSGNAKVIAGKNFSWTTQLNYAANNSKVVELIEGIDRFQLNNNSSYLYVYAEVGKPYAYLRGLGVARDAQGRMLIEDGGSLLVKDNDMAFGTASPDWIGGIYNTFKFKNLDLGFLVDVKMGGVMYSGSISRMLTNGVLAETLYGRDDYYKHTVIFGENNTELSGGAIWDAYFADGTKNTKFVTPQNYEYARPNYAEFVIYDASYVKLREVTVGYTLPVKLLSKMPVKTARFSLSGRNLAILYRRTPRGLDPEAMSTSGNGQGIENGALPPNAIYGLNIRLTF
- a CDS encoding galactose oxidase → MKIKYLLWGLSVFFIFWCNASFSQSYGLAFYSHEVVQDQRTGLDLSPGKTLCFDNDFELSFDLTFLPARKDYFGYIVRFVDSNNENIDLIYDKDPHEKNHFRLIMGDRFSKIAFNIPQNVLFSSWNTIKFKFDYARKILRVSYGSFSSETSLMVKKNDCFKILFGANEYQGFKTTDVPPMKIRNIHIAEDGTEKFSWQLDEYDGIVAREMLHGKNGAVVKPRWIKKLHYEWELLQSAVVDGAASVAFDAKNEIVHVVAADSLLSYEVRSGRVDHIAYLSGKQNMLRGNQSVFDPQHNQLLNFYMDQKIVSAFNPESKSWSSNFDLNTPITDFWQFNKFYSVGDTSLYMVGGYGHFFYKNVIQRYHFPARKWEKVDVSGDAIIPRYLAALGSTGNGAYILGGYGSSTGQQLLNPRNLYDLLYFDVKKRTIKKIYELPVKEEHFVFANSLVINEKEGTYYGLIFPKHKFKSHLQLIEGSLTKPEFKLMGSLIPYTFHDINSFADLFYCAESKRFIAVTLFWDENNRTKVEIYALNSPPIGVNAEVVLPSEMNYGYMIVGLLLLLGIAGFFIYSRKQQQKPAEQPVLPVVLKDLSPESKSGIFLFGDMQVFDKDGQEITRQFTPLIKELFLVILLYTIRWERGISSEKLKELLWFDKSEESARNNRSVNIAKLKNILEKIDNCSVSKETGYWRFNCDFENTYVDYYHYFSIIKEKKKLNKEKILALAALIKRGSFLPNANYEWMDHFKAEISNEIIDTYLHFTHSVSIADDPELLIELANYIFYFDSVNEEAMTIKCKALAYMGKHSQSKNTYESFCKEYRLLYNDDFDKSFNTVLSTEPSV
- the fucP gene encoding L-fucose:H+ symporter permease; protein product: MNQLKTKAPFTERKFLVTLVFVTSLFMFWGIAITMADVLNKHFQLTMNLSRSQSAFVQFAVFGAYAVMGIPAGLFMKRFGYKKGVLLGLSLFSLGAFLFIPAANISSFAFFGIALFIVGCGLSTLETVAHPFVASLGDQRTSDQRINFAQSFNAVGAMLGPAIGSYFLFGKHIEGSTDLTSVKLLYAVIGMVILLVAVFFSFVKVPPTTDPHVISEADADAVNVDVAPDRKLIDHKHFVWAVAAQFFNVAAQAGTWAFFINYGHEKMGFSDEKAGHFMVVFMGMMLAGRFIGTFLMRIIAPHKLLAAFALGNILMCIIVAQNFGLVSFIALLMINFFFSIMFPTIFSLGLKNLGARTQQAASFLSMGVVGGAFFPFVMGVIADNAGIANAYYAPIICYVIIFLFAYKFYKVKH